The Streptomonospora litoralis genome window below encodes:
- a CDS encoding NUDIX domain-containing protein — translation MSAQPGRGEPTPFQADSAGAVADAAESWQVERSVEGYRGAKTVTRVDHVHMPGGDGGEVAAREYLDHPGAVAALALDEHERVLMLRQYRHPVRHRLWELPAGVRDEEGEPPVATAQRELREEAGFRADRWYELADFFPSPGFSSERIQVFLGRGLTRLEGDEIGFDRVHEETDMVLRWVPLEEAVAAALSGRLHNGAAVVGILAAAGAARESFASLRPAGV, via the coding sequence ATGAGCGCGCAGCCGGGCCGCGGGGAGCCCACTCCCTTCCAGGCCGACTCCGCAGGCGCGGTCGCCGACGCGGCCGAGAGCTGGCAGGTCGAGCGCAGCGTCGAGGGCTACCGCGGCGCCAAGACCGTCACCCGCGTCGATCACGTGCACATGCCGGGCGGCGACGGCGGCGAGGTGGCCGCACGGGAGTACCTCGACCACCCCGGAGCCGTGGCCGCGCTCGCCTTGGACGAGCACGAGCGCGTGCTCATGCTCAGGCAGTACCGCCATCCGGTGCGGCACCGGCTGTGGGAGCTGCCCGCCGGTGTGCGCGACGAGGAGGGCGAGCCGCCCGTGGCCACCGCGCAGCGGGAACTGCGCGAGGAGGCCGGGTTCCGCGCCGACCGGTGGTACGAGCTGGCCGACTTCTTTCCCTCGCCGGGCTTCTCCAGCGAGCGCATCCAGGTCTTTTTGGGGCGCGGCCTGACCCGGTTGGAGGGCGACGAGATCGGCTTCGACCGCGTCCACGAGGAGACCGACATGGTGCTGCGGTGGGTGCCGCTGGAGGAGGCGGTGGCCGCCGCACTCTCCGGCCGGCTGCACAACGGCGCCGCGGTGGTCGGCATCCTCGCGGCCGCCGGCGCCGCCCGCGAGTCGTTCGCGTCGCTGCGCCCGGCCGGCGTCTGA
- a CDS encoding site-specific tyrosine recombinase XerD produces the protein MIAPTLPTRGRRVIATVPPQHDTPRAQPPPALESALGGYLDHLAVERGLAANTLSSYRRDLRRYLDFVAGRGVDALREVSQADVTEFLRRLREGDDSHPPLNGNSAGRAVVAVRGLHRFALREGLADTDPASGVRPPTPPRRLPKAVSLEAIESLLGAIPGEGDPRAARDRALLELLYGTGARISEAVGLDVDDITRLAPEPSPEAEGAGEAAEGGVSAVRFRGKGGKERLVPIGRFARSAVDAYLVRARPVLAASGRGSPALFLNARGGRLTRQGAWAVLRAAADRAGLSDVSPHTLRHSFATHLLDGGADVRVVQELLGHASVTTTQVYTMVTVDRLREVYAASHPRAEAPG, from the coding sequence ATGATCGCCCCGACTCTGCCCACGCGCGGAAGGCGGGTGATCGCGACGGTGCCCCCACAGCACGACACCCCCCGCGCGCAGCCGCCGCCCGCGCTGGAGTCGGCGCTCGGCGGCTACCTGGACCACCTCGCGGTCGAGCGTGGCCTGGCGGCCAACACACTGTCCTCCTACCGCCGCGACCTCCGCCGCTACCTGGACTTCGTGGCCGGGCGGGGGGTGGACGCGCTGCGCGAGGTCTCCCAGGCCGACGTCACCGAATTCCTCCGGCGGCTGCGCGAGGGCGACGACTCCCACCCGCCGCTGAACGGCAACTCCGCCGGCCGGGCCGTGGTGGCCGTGCGCGGCCTCCACCGCTTCGCGCTCCGCGAGGGGCTGGCCGACACCGACCCCGCGAGTGGAGTCCGCCCGCCCACGCCGCCCCGGCGGCTGCCCAAGGCGGTGTCGCTGGAGGCCATCGAGTCGCTGCTGGGCGCGATCCCCGGCGAGGGCGATCCCCGCGCCGCCCGCGACCGGGCGCTGCTGGAGCTGCTCTACGGCACCGGTGCGCGGATCTCCGAGGCTGTGGGCCTGGACGTCGACGACATCACCCGGCTCGCCCCCGAGCCCTCGCCCGAGGCCGAGGGAGCCGGTGAGGCCGCGGAGGGCGGCGTCTCCGCGGTGCGCTTCCGCGGCAAGGGCGGCAAGGAACGGCTGGTGCCCATCGGGCGGTTCGCCCGCAGCGCCGTGGACGCCTACCTGGTGCGGGCCCGACCCGTGCTAGCGGCGTCGGGGCGCGGCTCGCCGGCGCTGTTCCTCAACGCCCGCGGCGGCCGGCTGACCCGCCAGGGCGCCTGGGCGGTGCTGCGCGCCGCCGCCGATCGGGCCGGCCTCAGCGACGTGTCCCCGCACACGCTGCGCCACTCCTTCGCCACCCACCTGCTCGACGGGGGCGCCGACGTGCGCGTGGTGCAGGAACTGCTCGGCCACGCCTCGGTCACCACAACGCAGGTCTACACCATGGTCACGGTCGACCGGCTGCGCGAGGTCTACGCCGCGAGCCACCCGCGCGCCGAAGCGCCCGGGTGA
- a CDS encoding ParA family protein — MSWSEYDDAAPKGPVDEGMPDSPASNPWGETRSTGAELQSNRPKPDYPEPEPLDSHGPARIVALCNQKGGVGKTTTTINLGAAIAEFGRRVLLVDFDPQGALSVGLGRLDPRELDLTVYNLLMQRDVGVEDVLLKTDIDGLDLIPSNIDLSAAEVQLVGEVAREQMLARALRPVVQDYDVVLIDCQPSLGLLTVNALTAADGVVVPLECEFFALRGVALLMDTIQKVQERLNEDLVIDGFLGTMYDPRTLHAREVLATIIDGFGDKVYGTVINRTIRFPDATVAGEPITRFDSSSAGANAYRDLAKEVLARWPNSGHDV; from the coding sequence GTGAGCTGGTCGGAGTACGACGACGCGGCGCCGAAGGGCCCCGTCGACGAGGGCATGCCGGACTCCCCGGCGAGCAACCCATGGGGGGAAACGCGCAGCACGGGGGCCGAACTGCAATCGAACAGACCCAAGCCGGACTATCCCGAGCCGGAGCCGCTCGACAGCCACGGTCCGGCACGTATCGTAGCACTGTGTAACCAGAAGGGCGGGGTCGGTAAGACCACGACCACGATCAACCTCGGCGCGGCCATAGCCGAGTTCGGCAGACGGGTGCTGCTCGTCGACTTCGACCCGCAGGGGGCGCTGTCGGTGGGCCTGGGGCGGCTCGATCCGCGCGAGCTCGACCTGACCGTCTACAACCTGCTCATGCAGCGCGACGTCGGTGTCGAGGACGTGCTGCTCAAGACCGACATCGACGGTCTCGACCTGATTCCGAGCAACATCGACCTGTCCGCGGCCGAAGTGCAGCTGGTGGGGGAGGTCGCACGGGAGCAGATGCTCGCGCGCGCCCTGCGCCCGGTCGTCCAGGACTACGACGTCGTGCTCATCGACTGCCAGCCCTCGCTGGGGCTGCTCACGGTCAACGCGCTCACCGCGGCCGACGGGGTCGTCGTCCCGCTGGAGTGCGAGTTCTTCGCACTGCGCGGTGTCGCGCTGCTCATGGACACCATCCAGAAGGTCCAGGAACGACTCAACGAGGACCTGGTCATCGACGGGTTCCTGGGCACCATGTACGACCCTCGCACGCTGCACGCGCGCGAGGTGCTCGCCACCATCATCGACGGCTTCGGCGACAAGGTCTACGGCACCGTCATCAACCGCACCATCCGCTTCCCCGACGCCACCGTGGCGGGGGAGCCCATAACGCGGTTCGACTCCTCGTCGGCCGGTGCCAACGCATACCGCGACCTGGCAAAGGAGGTGCTGGCCCGGTGGCCAAACAGCGGTCACGACGTGTGA
- a CDS encoding segregation and condensation protein A: MAAEGEEAADGGFQVHLENFEGPFDLLLGLISKHKLDITEVSLSQVTDEFMAYIRAHGDSWDLDQASHFLLVAATLLDLKAARLLPRGEIEDEADLALLEARDLLFARLLQYRAYKQVAGVLAERLASQGRRFPRAVPLERRFADARPDVFIKLGPQEFAMLAARVFTPKEPPSVPVTHIHQTRTSVREQAEIVVRALRESGTLTFAELTADCAGTFEVVARFLALLELYRAAGVSFEQPEPLAELTVTWTGSAEGEVAVSDEFDQAKQSSEEST, encoded by the coding sequence ATGGCAGCTGAAGGCGAAGAGGCCGCCGACGGCGGGTTCCAGGTGCACCTGGAGAACTTCGAGGGACCCTTCGACCTGCTGCTCGGGCTGATCAGCAAGCACAAGCTCGACATCACCGAGGTCTCCCTCTCCCAGGTCACCGACGAGTTCATGGCCTACATCCGGGCCCACGGGGACTCCTGGGACCTGGACCAGGCCAGCCACTTCCTGCTGGTGGCGGCCACGCTGCTGGATCTGAAGGCGGCGCGGCTGCTGCCGCGCGGGGAGATCGAGGACGAGGCCGACCTGGCCCTGCTGGAGGCGCGCGACCTGCTTTTCGCGCGCCTCCTGCAGTACCGCGCCTACAAGCAGGTCGCCGGCGTGCTGGCCGAGCGGCTGGCCTCCCAGGGCCGGCGCTTCCCGCGCGCCGTGCCGCTGGAGCGGCGCTTCGCCGACGCGCGCCCGGACGTCTTCATCAAGCTCGGGCCGCAGGAGTTCGCCATGCTGGCCGCGCGGGTCTTCACGCCCAAGGAGCCGCCGAGCGTCCCGGTCACCCACATCCATCAGACCCGCACCTCGGTGCGCGAGCAGGCCGAGATCGTCGTGCGGGCGCTGCGCGAGAGCGGCACGCTGACCTTCGCCGAGCTGACCGCCGACTGCGCCGGTACCTTCGAGGTCGTGGCGCGGTTCCTGGCGCTGCTGGAGCTCTACCGCGCCGCCGGAGTCAGCTTCGAGCAGCCCGAGCCGCTCGCGGAGCTGACCGTGACCTGGACCGGCAGCGCCGAGGGGGAGGTCGCCGTCTCCGACGAATTCGACCAGGCCAAGCAGAGCAGCGAGGAGAGCACGTGA
- the scpB gene encoding SMC-Scp complex subunit ScpB yields MRRDLEAVLMVVDQPVAEYDLARAFDRPVDEIAAVLAGLSREYTEQGRGFDLRQVAEGWRFYTRPECAGIVEHFLKEGQEVRLTQAALETMAVVAYRQPVSRGRVSAVRGVNCDGVMRTLVLRGLIEEAGQDPESGAHLFRTTTYFLERLGLRDLDELPDLAPFLPDDIEGIDDTGEHAT; encoded by the coding sequence CTGCGGCGCGATCTGGAGGCGGTGCTGATGGTCGTCGACCAGCCGGTGGCCGAGTACGACCTCGCCCGCGCCTTCGATCGGCCGGTCGACGAGATCGCGGCGGTGCTGGCCGGCCTCTCGCGCGAGTACACCGAGCAGGGGCGGGGATTCGACCTGCGCCAGGTCGCCGAGGGGTGGCGGTTCTACACCCGGCCCGAGTGCGCCGGTATCGTCGAGCACTTCCTCAAGGAGGGCCAGGAGGTCCGGCTCACCCAGGCGGCGCTGGAGACGATGGCGGTGGTGGCCTACCGCCAGCCCGTCTCGCGCGGCCGGGTCTCCGCTGTGCGAGGTGTGAACTGTGACGGCGTTATGCGTACCCTCGTGTTGAGGGGGTTGATCGAGGAGGCCGGGCAGGATCCCGAGTCGGGTGCGCACCTGTTCCGCACCACCACCTACTTCCTGGAGCGGCTCGGCCTGCGCGATCTGGACGAGCTTCCCGACCTCGCCCCTTTCCTGCCTGACGACATCGAAGGTATTGACGACACCGGTGAACACGCCACGTAA
- a CDS encoding pseudouridine synthase, giving the protein MNTPRKNSRSRGARDADDRRGDRGRSAPRGERGNQNDDNTGKNTRRDGGAARRGQGGRSSAGRGSAGRGGGSGTGGRGTGGGPSGRGTGGTGGRRAGQGEQRPGRQQGGGGRERDPVRRAESSRGERSTGRGGAPDRGGSSERSERGRPTGDRKPAPGARGGARGAGRGAAAGSRGEGQRSERSSSRVYTRREEGGGFRAGGRRPAARDFRDSRVPRGGGAAERDLSPAARARLNTLRSEYDPGDEESPGDDRDAYTGVDGGIRLQKALAQAGVASRRASEELIVAGRVTVDGHTVRRFGARVDPESSEIRVDGMLVAVSPDRRYFALHKPRGVVSTMSDPEGRPTLADYTGNTEERLFHVGRLDTETEGLILLTNDGELANRLTHPRYGVVKTYLAKVPGPFPREALREVRAGVELDDGPVEIDSFRIVENGEPQALVEIKLHEGRKHIVRRLLEAVGYPVTDLARTQIGPVGINNLKPGTMRALTAGEVSELYTAAGM; this is encoded by the coding sequence GTGAACACGCCACGTAAGAATTCCCGGTCCCGCGGTGCGCGGGACGCAGACGACCGCCGCGGCGACCGCGGCCGGTCGGCCCCGCGCGGTGAGCGCGGCAACCAGAACGACGACAACACGGGCAAGAACACGCGGCGCGACGGCGGTGCGGCCCGCCGCGGCCAGGGCGGCCGCAGTTCCGCGGGTCGCGGTTCCGCGGGCCGCGGCGGCGGCAGCGGCACCGGCGGCCGCGGTACCGGTGGCGGCCCTAGCGGGCGCGGCACCGGCGGCACCGGCGGGCGCCGCGCCGGCCAGGGCGAGCAGCGGCCGGGTCGTCAGCAGGGCGGCGGCGGCCGGGAGCGCGATCCCGTGCGCCGCGCCGAGTCCTCCCGCGGTGAGCGTTCCACAGGCCGCGGCGGCGCCCCGGACCGCGGCGGCTCCTCCGAGCGCAGCGAGCGGGGCCGCCCCACCGGCGACCGCAAACCCGCCCCCGGCGCACGGGGCGGCGCCCGCGGTGCGGGTCGCGGTGCCGCCGCGGGCTCCCGGGGCGAGGGGCAGCGGTCGGAGCGCTCCTCCTCGCGCGTCTACACCCGGCGCGAGGAAGGCGGAGGTTTCCGCGCCGGCGGCCGCCGCCCCGCCGCGCGCGACTTCCGCGACAGCCGGGTCCCCCGCGGGGGAGGCGCCGCCGAGCGGGACCTCTCGCCGGCCGCCCGCGCCCGGTTGAACACCCTGCGTTCGGAGTACGACCCCGGCGACGAGGAGAGCCCCGGCGACGATCGCGACGCCTACACCGGCGTCGACGGCGGCATCCGCCTGCAGAAGGCGCTGGCCCAGGCGGGTGTGGCCAGCCGCCGCGCCAGCGAGGAGCTGATCGTGGCCGGGCGGGTCACCGTCGACGGCCACACCGTGCGCCGGTTCGGCGCCCGCGTCGACCCCGAGAGCTCCGAGATCCGGGTCGACGGCATGCTCGTGGCCGTATCGCCGGACCGGCGGTACTTCGCCCTGCACAAGCCGCGCGGTGTCGTCAGCACGATGTCGGACCCCGAAGGCCGCCCCACCCTGGCCGACTACACCGGCAATACCGAGGAGCGCCTGTTCCACGTGGGCCGCCTCGACACCGAGACCGAGGGCCTGATCCTGCTCACCAACGACGGCGAGCTGGCCAACCGGCTGACCCACCCCCGCTACGGCGTGGTCAAGACCTACCTCGCGAAGGTCCCCGGACCGTTCCCGCGCGAGGCTCTGCGCGAGGTCCGCGCCGGAGTCGAGCTGGACGACGGCCCGGTGGAGATCGACTCCTTCCGCATCGTGGAGAACGGCGAACCGCAGGCGCTGGTCGAGATCAAGCTGCACGAGGGGCGCAAGCACATCGTCCGCCGGCTGCTGGAGGCCGTCGGCTATCCGGTGACCGACCTCGCCCGCACCCAGATCGGCCCGGTCGGGATCAACAACCTCAAACCCGGCACGATGCGTGCATTGACAGCCGGCGAGGTCAGCGAGCTCTACACTGCCGCAGGGATGTAA
- the aroH gene encoding chorismate mutase, whose translation MAVRAIRGAVQVDADEREAILEATAELVTEVLQRNELTGDDVISVLFTATPDLTAEFPALAARKLGFTDVPLMCAAEIGVPHALPRVVRIMAHIETAKPRADLHHVYLRGAQALRLDIAQ comes from the coding sequence GTGGCAGTACGAGCGATCCGGGGCGCAGTTCAGGTCGACGCCGACGAGCGCGAGGCCATCCTGGAGGCCACGGCCGAGCTGGTGACGGAGGTCCTCCAGCGCAACGAGCTGACCGGCGACGACGTGATCAGCGTGCTCTTCACCGCCACGCCCGACCTCACCGCCGAATTCCCGGCGCTGGCGGCGCGCAAGCTCGGCTTCACCGACGTCCCGCTGATGTGCGCCGCGGAGATCGGCGTCCCGCACGCCCTGCCCCGCGTCGTCCGCATCATGGCCCACATCGAGACGGCGAAGCCCCGCGCCGACCTGCACCACGTCTACCTGCGCGGCGCCCAGGCGCTGCGGCTGGACATCGCGCAGTAG
- a CDS encoding prephenate dehydrogenase produces MGRIERAVIVGAGLIGTSVALALREHGTEVALSDPDAATLRLACELGAGSPLGEEAPERPADIAVIAAPPSAVAGVLRGAQDRGLAHVYTDAASVKYRVVDAAENAGCDLATFVPGHPMAGGERSGPSAARADLFLGRSWALCPTGKSDSQAVAAVRELIAMCGAEAVAIDPAAHDRAAALVSHGPHVAAAAVAARLLDGDDTALSLAGQGVRDVTRIAAGDPGLWWEILSHNGGPVADVLETVAADLSASAAALREAGPAGAGTAAPEAVAGLLERGVRGRGRVPGKHGAHRAPEYTVVPVLIPDEPDSLGRLFHAAGEAGVNIEDVRLDHSIGLPLGVAQLSVVPEAAERLARVLGERGYSVHA; encoded by the coding sequence GTGGGCAGGATCGAACGCGCCGTGATCGTGGGCGCCGGGCTGATCGGCACCTCGGTCGCACTTGCGCTGCGCGAGCACGGCACCGAGGTCGCCCTCAGCGACCCCGACGCCGCGACCCTGCGGCTGGCCTGCGAGCTGGGCGCCGGATCGCCCCTGGGTGAGGAGGCTCCGGAGCGTCCGGCCGACATCGCCGTGATCGCCGCGCCGCCGTCCGCCGTCGCCGGTGTGCTGCGCGGTGCCCAGGACCGCGGCCTTGCCCACGTCTACACCGACGCCGCCAGCGTCAAGTACCGGGTGGTGGACGCCGCCGAGAACGCCGGCTGCGACCTGGCCACCTTCGTGCCCGGCCACCCGATGGCCGGCGGCGAGCGCAGCGGTCCCAGCGCCGCCCGCGCCGACCTGTTCCTGGGCCGGTCCTGGGCGCTGTGCCCCACCGGCAAGTCCGATTCCCAGGCCGTGGCCGCGGTCCGCGAGCTGATCGCGATGTGCGGGGCCGAGGCGGTCGCCATCGACCCCGCCGCCCATGACCGCGCCGCCGCGCTGGTCTCCCACGGTCCCCACGTCGCCGCGGCCGCCGTCGCCGCCCGCCTGCTGGACGGCGACGACACCGCCCTGTCCCTGGCCGGGCAGGGCGTGCGCGACGTCACCCGCATCGCCGCCGGCGACCCCGGGCTGTGGTGGGAGATCCTCAGCCACAACGGGGGACCGGTCGCCGACGTGCTGGAGACCGTCGCCGCGGACCTGTCCGCCTCCGCCGCCGCACTGCGCGAGGCGGGACCCGCCGGCGCGGGAACCGCCGCACCGGAGGCGGTCGCGGGTCTGCTGGAGCGCGGCGTCCGCGGACGCGGTCGCGTCCCCGGCAAGCACGGTGCGCACCGCGCCCCCGAGTACACCGTGGTGCCGGTGCTCATCCCCGACGAACCCGATTCGCTGGGCCGGCTGTTCCACGCGGCGGGCGAGGCCGGAGTCAACATCGAGGACGTGCGGCTGGACCACTCCATCGGCCTGCCGCTGGGTGTGGCCCAGCTCTCCGTGGTGCCCGAGGCCGCCGAGCGCCTCGCCCGGGTCCTCGGCGAGCGGGGCTACTCGGTGCACGCCTGA
- the cmk gene encoding (d)CMP kinase, translating into MSAQGSAEGVVVAIDGPSGSGKSSTAKGVATARGLWYLDTGAMYRAMTWWMQHHRIDVDDAAAVAEAAGRPDITMGTDPAAPTVHVDGRDVAREIRTQEVTAKVSAVSAVPAVRERLVDEQRGTIAQARRRAGGIVVEGRDITTIVAPDASVKIYLTASAEARAHRRSGEVQGSDVAAIQADLARRDLLDSSREDSPLTQTAEALELETTGLGLDEVVAIVVALIDRAVAAAEQAESSAAI; encoded by the coding sequence GTGAGCGCGCAGGGCAGCGCCGAGGGAGTCGTCGTGGCCATCGACGGTCCCTCGGGGTCGGGCAAGTCCAGCACGGCCAAGGGCGTGGCCACGGCGCGCGGTCTGTGGTACCTCGACACCGGGGCGATGTACCGGGCGATGACCTGGTGGATGCAGCACCACCGGATCGACGTCGACGACGCGGCCGCCGTCGCCGAGGCGGCCGGACGCCCGGACATCACCATGGGCACCGACCCCGCCGCGCCCACGGTCCACGTGGACGGCAGGGACGTCGCCCGTGAGATCCGCACGCAGGAGGTCACCGCGAAGGTCAGCGCCGTCAGCGCGGTACCGGCCGTGCGCGAGCGGCTCGTCGACGAGCAGCGCGGCACCATCGCGCAGGCGCGGCGCCGGGCCGGGGGCATCGTCGTCGAGGGGCGCGACATCACCACCATCGTCGCCCCCGACGCGTCGGTCAAGATCTACCTGACCGCGAGCGCCGAGGCGCGGGCGCACCGGCGCAGCGGCGAGGTGCAGGGCAGCGACGTGGCCGCGATCCAGGCCGACCTCGCGCGGCGCGACCTCCTCGACTCCAGCCGGGAGGATTCGCCGCTGACCCAGACCGCCGAAGCCCTGGAGTTGGAGACGACCGGCCTGGGGCTCGACGAAGTCGTGGCGATCGTCGTCGCACTGATCGACCGGGCCGTCGCGGCCGCCGAGCAGGCCGAGAGCTCCGCCGCCATCTAG
- the der gene encoding ribosome biogenesis GTPase Der has protein sequence MSENDPAVVGEPTTAEEEVEVKPVVAVVGRPNVGKSSLVNRILGRREAVVEDVPGVTRDRVAYDASWQERQFTLVDTGGWETGASGLAKVVAQQAEYAAQTADAIVFVVDATVGITDADAAVVRVLRRTSKPVVVAANKVDGERQEADALELWNLGVGEPFPVSALHGRGTGDMLDAVIAALPQAPSEGEEEPESAPRRIALVGRPNVGKSSLLNRLAGEDRVVVDAVAGTTRDAVDEVIELGGRPWTFVDTAGIRRRFRALQGADYYATVRTSTALERAEVAVVLMDVSDPLAEQDIRVVEQVVEAGRALVLAFNKWDTLDEERRYYLEKEIDRQLSRVSWAPRVNVSAKTGRHMERLVPALETSLAGWDTRIPTGRLNSWLKELVAATPPPVRGGKQPKILFATQADARPPQFVLFTTGFLEDNYRRFIERRLREEFGFEGSPIKLTMRIREKQGKGGGRRASRGSTRTDWRR, from the coding sequence ATGAGTGAGAACGATCCCGCCGTCGTCGGCGAGCCGACCACCGCCGAGGAAGAGGTCGAGGTCAAGCCCGTGGTCGCCGTGGTCGGGCGGCCCAACGTCGGCAAGTCGTCCCTGGTGAACCGTATCCTCGGGCGTCGCGAGGCCGTCGTCGAGGACGTCCCCGGCGTCACCCGCGACCGCGTCGCCTACGACGCCTCCTGGCAGGAGCGGCAGTTCACCCTGGTCGACACCGGCGGTTGGGAGACCGGGGCGAGCGGGCTGGCCAAAGTGGTCGCCCAGCAGGCCGAGTACGCCGCGCAGACCGCCGACGCCATCGTGTTCGTCGTCGACGCCACGGTGGGCATCACCGACGCCGACGCCGCGGTGGTGCGGGTGCTGCGCCGCACCAGCAAGCCCGTCGTGGTGGCCGCCAACAAGGTCGACGGCGAACGCCAGGAGGCCGACGCCCTGGAGCTGTGGAACCTCGGCGTCGGCGAGCCGTTCCCCGTCAGCGCGCTGCACGGGCGCGGCACCGGCGACATGCTCGACGCCGTGATCGCCGCGCTGCCCCAGGCGCCGAGCGAGGGCGAGGAGGAGCCCGAGTCGGCGCCGCGCCGGATCGCGCTGGTGGGGCGTCCCAACGTGGGCAAGTCCAGCCTGCTGAACCGGCTCGCCGGCGAGGACCGGGTGGTCGTGGACGCCGTCGCCGGGACCACGCGCGACGCCGTCGACGAGGTGATCGAGCTGGGCGGGCGGCCGTGGACCTTCGTCGACACCGCGGGTATCCGCCGCCGCTTCCGCGCGCTGCAGGGCGCCGATTACTACGCGACCGTGCGCACCTCGACCGCGCTGGAGCGCGCCGAGGTGGCCGTCGTACTGATGGACGTCAGCGATCCGCTGGCCGAGCAGGACATCCGCGTGGTCGAGCAGGTCGTCGAGGCGGGGCGCGCGCTGGTGCTGGCGTTCAACAAGTGGGACACGCTCGACGAGGAGCGGCGCTACTACCTGGAGAAGGAGATCGACCGCCAGCTCTCCCGGGTGTCCTGGGCGCCGCGCGTGAACGTCTCCGCCAAGACCGGCCGCCACATGGAGCGGCTGGTGCCGGCGTTGGAGACCAGCCTGGCGGGGTGGGACACCCGCATTCCGACCGGCCGCCTGAACAGCTGGCTGAAGGAGCTGGTGGCCGCCACCCCGCCGCCGGTGCGCGGCGGCAAGCAGCCCAAGATCCTCTTCGCCACCCAGGCCGACGCCCGGCCGCCGCAGTTCGTGCTGTTCACGACGGGGTTCCTGGAGGACAACTACCGCCGCTTCATCGAGCGCCGCCTGCGCGAGGAGTTCGGCTTCGAGGGCAGTCCGATCAAGCTGACGATGCGCATTCGCGAAAAGCAGGGCAAGGGCGGCGGCCGGCGGGCCTCCCGAGGCAGCACCCGCACCGACTGGCGCCGCTGA
- a CDS encoding LLM class flavin-dependent oxidoreductase, translating into MPDYGNPLRFGVFPAPDADRLDETMATVRAAEHGGLDLVGIQDHPYQRRHLDAWALMATILARTERVSVFPDVANLPLRPPAVMAETAASLDVLSGGRFELGLGAGAFRQAVSAMGGPSRTPPEAAGALEEAVEVIRLMWWQRSSVRYDGRHYRLAGVKPGPPPAHDIGIWLGVGGPRMLAAAGRLADGWVPSSAYFPPEKLPAMAERIDAAAREAGRDPAAVRRIYNVMGTVDGSGAGSFQGPAHAWVEEFTRLAVEVGMDTFVFAPDQGGAAQVERFAAEIAPAVRGEVARLRGSG; encoded by the coding sequence GTGCCCGACTACGGAAATCCGCTGCGTTTCGGGGTGTTCCCCGCCCCTGACGCGGACAGGCTCGACGAGACCATGGCGACCGTGCGCGCCGCCGAGCACGGCGGACTGGACCTGGTCGGCATCCAGGACCATCCCTACCAGCGCCGCCACCTCGACGCCTGGGCGCTGATGGCCACGATCCTGGCCCGCACGGAGCGCGTCTCCGTCTTCCCCGACGTGGCCAACCTGCCGCTGCGCCCGCCCGCTGTGATGGCCGAAACCGCGGCGAGCCTGGATGTGCTCTCCGGCGGCCGCTTCGAGTTGGGTCTGGGTGCCGGAGCCTTCCGGCAGGCCGTCAGCGCGATGGGCGGTCCCTCGCGGACTCCGCCCGAGGCTGCGGGTGCGCTGGAGGAGGCGGTCGAGGTCATCCGGCTGATGTGGTGGCAGCGCAGTTCCGTGCGCTACGACGGCCGCCACTACCGCCTCGCCGGGGTGAAGCCCGGCCCGCCCCCGGCGCACGACATCGGCATCTGGCTGGGCGTGGGCGGCCCCCGCATGCTCGCCGCCGCGGGGCGCCTGGCCGACGGCTGGGTACCCTCCAGCGCCTACTTCCCGCCGGAGAAGCTGCCCGCCATGGCCGAGCGCATCGACGCCGCCGCCCGCGAGGCCGGGCGCGACCCGGCGGCCGTCCGGCGGATCTACAACGTCATGGGGACCGTCGACGGCAGCGGCGCGGGCAGCTTCCAGGGACCCGCGCACGCCTGGGTCGAGGAGTTCACCCGGCTCGCCGTCGAGGTCGGCATGGACACCTTCGTCTTCGCGCCCGACCAGGGCGGCGCCGCCCAGGTCGAGCGCTTCGCCGCGGAGATCGCCCCCGCCGTGCGTGGGGAGGTCGCCCGTCTGCGGGGTAGTGGGTAG
- a CDS encoding GNAT family N-acetyltransferase, which translates to MDIEVADAPERNRYEARTGDGAGVAGYVDYRMADGRAVLTHTEVDSAYEGQGVGGALVRGALDDVRDRGLSVDPVCPFVKGWIDRHPDYADLVDESRSG; encoded by the coding sequence ATGGACATCGAAGTCGCCGACGCACCCGAGCGCAACCGCTACGAGGCCCGGACCGGCGACGGTGCCGGTGTCGCGGGCTACGTCGACTACCGAATGGCCGACGGCCGCGCGGTGCTCACCCACACCGAGGTCGACTCCGCCTACGAAGGGCAGGGCGTCGGCGGCGCGCTGGTCCGCGGCGCGCTCGACGACGTCCGCGATCGGGGCCTGTCGGTCGATCCGGTCTGCCCCTTCGTCAAGGGATGGATCGACCGCCACCCCGACTATGCGGACCTGGTCGACGAGAGCCGCTCCGGATAG